The sequence TACACTTTAATTGGCCATATGATTTTTACCTTTATTATATCTTGTCCCTAAGTGAGAAAACCAAAGCCATAATAGCCAAAGCAATAATGATAACCGAAAATGGTTAAGTAGATGAAAAAAGAAATTGTTGGAGAATCCTTAGCAGGCCAGGCATGGACCTTAATTATGATTTCTCTGAGAAACAGCCAGCATGGGGTCTTAAAGTTGTGTTGAGAAATTTGTGCCATTTTTGTTCCATTTTCTAAATTTCTCTTAGAAATGAcagctttaaaacacaaataaacaccacaaatacaaacatatacattatTTATGGTCTTATACTAATATCTACCTtattctaatataaaaaaaatgtaaatcattctTTATTTGGCACCCCTATTAAACAGGTCTACTTTTGTTACCTTTGATGTGCAGTTGATGTACGGATCTCCGGCTGGCTTAAGACCAATGATCTGAGGGTTAAGAATAACACGATATCAGCCTGATTCACCCTCAGTCAAGTCGATATGAAAACCCAGACATTTTTACTCTTGAAGACAATAGTTTGAAAGTgcgtaatattgagaaatattattacaattaactaTTTGAACAAGGGTGTATGTAAGGTTACTCACCCTATTCATCTTGACAATAACACACGGCTGTCCTTTAGCATAGCCATAGGTGGTGTCCTCCATCCCGGAGCAACGCTGGAGTAAACTCCTCCTGAACTGACACACCTTCTTCTGAGGTTCCTCATCCTGCTCAGAGTACTGACCCGCCATACACAAGTCATTTTTGGCTTGTTCTGAGTCATTATACTCTGGAAATAGAAAATAGAGAAACTATAAATATAGAAGTACTATGCAACGAGAtgagaaagtatttaaaaaagggGCAAAGTCTAGAGCACTTACGATGCAGAAACGATTCAAGATGCTGGACATACTGGCCATATCCAAGAGGTTCTGATCTGTTAAAAACTATATTCAAAGAGTTTGGCCTGATAGCCAACcctgcaaaacagaaaaaaagttagttatatatattttttttaataactcataGCTGAATAACATGTACAACTGAATATAgcacttttaattattaattactgtCAATGtttgcaaaactgaaaaaactcACCTGGGGACGCAACCCGATCTCGATACTTTGGTGTTTCGTCATTCAGCGTCTGAAGCATCGCCCACATAGTGAAGACAAACATGGCAGCCAAGAAGCCATAGAAGACCAAGTAAAAGAGGAGGATGAGACCTGAAACACAGTTCCTTTGAAAATCATTTGTTGCTAGGCAGATCTGAAATAATTAAGCCCTGCTAAAAAAGCATAATCTTTCAATCTTTCCAGCCAAAGTACAACATTTTGCTGGGATCTCATAAAGAACTCATTTTAATCTGACAGTGTGCATTACTATTTTATCCAGTTTCTAATTGGTCAATCACAGACTTTTTTTACTCGATTAAAACTTCACTGTGTagccttttaataataataataataataataataataataataaaaatcaatcttCCAGATGTTaccaaaatataattacaaaaaccTTTAATAAAGATTCATATTTTAAGCCGTTGGGACGGATTTCGCGGGAAACTGCATACTTGCCTCAGTCGACCATACATGTCACGCAGTGGCGTCGCTATGGTTTCTGGGCCCCCTGAACAGCAGGGTCCCCTCGGTAGAATCAAGCACGTTTTGGGGGTGGGGTTGAAATCGCAATCCGCGTTCACCTCGGTTGCAATCGCGTTGCCCTATTATATTTGTAATGGTAATggtgcctgttggtctctactggtaattggtcgcctggtggcttttgttaaaaccactaaatcctaatgtaatatgtcccaaaacacactacaggataccattatttaatggttaaaagtcgatggtttgtagtggtatttgtaGAGGAAATctttagaatttctgtgatggtttctattgttttggcagcagggtcaccatgggttttgtgatgttatccagggccgtttttcactcccagtccgtccctgtatgtgtgtgtgtgtgtgtgtgtgtgtatgtgtatatatgtatgtattatatatatatatatatatatatatatatatatatatattatatacatacatatgttatTTTCCATTCAGCAGTTAATCGTTTTCGGTctgaaaataaacatatatatatatattcattaactCATTTATGCATTCACCTgttgtaaaataatgttattttccaTTCAGCAGTTAATCGTTTTCGCTCggaaaataatcaaatgtgtCATTTGCACAGAAGGTTTAGTGAGGCGCGAAAACAGAACCCATTCAGATTCCCCACGGGCCAGACGACGTCACGGCGCTCAGCGACGTCACTTTGATGTTGCCGACCGCTCTGACGTTGCCGTTCAGGTCCTTCTTCAGAACGAACAAGAATAAAAGGGTTTCTAGACAATCGG is a genomic window of Cyprinus carpio isolate SPL01 chromosome B2, ASM1834038v1, whole genome shotgun sequence containing:
- the LOC109108211 gene encoding sodium/potassium-transporting ATPase subunit beta-3-like, with protein sequence MSKKSEKPAEGKEPESSWKDAIYNPRTGEFFGRTASNWGLILLFYLVFYGFLAAMFVFTMWAMLQTLNDETPKYRDRVASPGLAIRPNSLNIVFNRSEPLGYGQYVQHLESFLHQYNDSEQAKNDLCMAGQYSEQDEEPQKKVCQFRRSLLQRCSGMEDTTYGYAKGQPCVIVKMNRIIGLKPAGDPYINCTSKSGKSLQMQYFPHEGTIDRMYFPYYGKKTHEGYVQPLVAVKLLLKKEDYNSELIVECKVEGSNLKNNDERDKFLGRVTFRLLVNE